A segment of the Butyrivibrio fibrisolvens genome:
AGGTAAGAGAAGCTATTGCGCCATGAAGCACGTAGGTCTTAACGTTGCGGCAGATCCCCTTTTTACAATAGCATATACAGGAGTTAATGCAGGTCTTGTTATCAATGTAGCTGATGATCCGGGTATGCACTCATCTCAGAATGAACAGGATTCACGTCACTATGCGATCGCAGCCAAGATCCCGATGCTCGAGCCATCTGACTCTCAGGAAGCACTTGATTTTGCAAAAAGAGCATATGAGATCTCCGAGCAGTTCGATACTCCTGTTCTTCTTAAGATGTGCACAAGAGTTGCTCACTCTCAGAGCATCGTAGAACTTCATGACAGAGTAGAACTTCCTGTCAAAACTTATGAAAAAAATCCCTCAAAATATATCATGACGCCTGCAAACGCTAAAAGGCGCCATCCTTTCGTTGAAGAGCGTACCAAAAAGCTTATCGAGTATGCTGAAACATGTGACCTTAACCGAGTAGAGATGGCAGATACCAAGGTGGGTATCATCACCTCTTCTACTTCTTATCAGTATGTCAAAGAAGTATATGGGGACAGCGTAAGCGTTCTTAAAATTGGTCTTATTAATCCTCTTCCTGTTAAGCTTATCAAGGACTTCGCAGCCAAAGTTGAAAAGCTTGTAGTAATCGAAGAGCTTGATCCTATCATCGAAACTCATTGCAAAGTATTAGGTCTTACAGTAACCGGCAAGGATGTATTCCCAATGATAGATGAGTTCTCACAAGGCCTTATCGCTTCCAAGATGGGACAAGAAGAAAAGCCTTCCTGCACTCCCATCGAGAACCTCCCTGTCCGTCCACCTGTTATGTGCGCAGGCTGCCCTCACAGAGGCATGTATTATGCCCTTTCCAAGAACAAGATCACAGTCCTTGGCGATATCGGCTGCTACACACTTGGATCTGCACAGCCACTTAATGCCGTTGATACAACAGAGTGTATGGGTGCATCTGTAAGCTCCATCCACGGATTTAATAAGGCTCTTGGCAAAGAAAGTGAAGGCCGAACCGTAGCTGTTATCGGTGACTCAACTTTCATGCACTCCGGTATGACAGGCCTTGCCAATATCGCTTATAACCAGACCAACTCTACAGTGCTCATCCTTGATAACTCCATAACCGGTATGACAGGACATCAGCAGAATCCTACAACAGGCTATAACATCAAAGGTGATCCTGCAGGTAAGATCAATCTTGAAGCCCTGTGCCGCGCTATGGGTATAGAGAATGTACGCGTTGTAGATCCATATAACATCTCTGAGTGCGAAACTGCTGTCAAAGAAGAACTTGCCAAAGAGGCTCCTTCTGTCATCATCAGCCGTCGTCCATGCGCACTTTTAAAACAGGTCAAGCATAACCCTCCTATCAAAGTCAACACAGACAAGTGTAAGAGCTGTAAATCCTGTATGAAGATAGGATGTCCTGCAATCTCTATGAAGAATGGCAAAGCTCACGTCGATCCAACTCTCTGCGTAGGCTGCAATGTATGTACTCAGCTGTGCCACTTCGAAGCTTTTGAAACACAGGAGGGGGTAACAATAAAATGAACAATACAACAAATGTAATGATAGTCGGTGTCGGAGGACAGGGCTCCCTTCTTGCAAGTAAGCTCCTGGGACACGTAATGCTCAAAAAGGGCGTAGATGTTAAGGTTTCAGAAGTTCACGGCATGAGCCAGAGAGGCGGAAGCGTTGTAACATATGTAAGATTTGGCGATAAGGTCTACTCTCCTATTATTGATAAAGGAGAAGCTGACTATATCATCTCTTTCGAAACTCTTGAAGCAGCCCGCTATATGGCCAACTTAAAGCCCGGCGGCCAGGTTATCGTCAATGATCAGCAGATGGATCCAATGCCTGTAATCACAGGTGCAGCAACCTATCCTGAAGGTCTGATCGACAAGATGAAGGATGCAGGAGCTAAGGTTGATGCCATCGATGCTCTTGGAATCGCCATGGAAGCCGGAAGCGCAAAAGCTGCAAACGTAGTCCTTATGGGACGCTTCTCAACATATTTTACCGATGTGACAGAAGCAGAATGGCTTGAAGCATTGGAAGAATGCGTACCACCAAAATTCATCGAACTT
Coding sequences within it:
- the iorA gene encoding indolepyruvate ferredoxin oxidoreductase subunit alpha; translation: MKEIMLGNKALARGLYEAGVCVASSYPGTPSTETTEEAAKYDEIYCEWAPNEKVALETAFGASLAGKRSYCAMKHVGLNVAADPLFTIAYTGVNAGLVINVADDPGMHSSQNEQDSRHYAIAAKIPMLEPSDSQEALDFAKRAYEISEQFDTPVLLKMCTRVAHSQSIVELHDRVELPVKTYEKNPSKYIMTPANAKRRHPFVEERTKKLIEYAETCDLNRVEMADTKVGIITSSTSYQYVKEVYGDSVSVLKIGLINPLPVKLIKDFAAKVEKLVVIEELDPIIETHCKVLGLTVTGKDVFPMIDEFSQGLIASKMGQEEKPSCTPIENLPVRPPVMCAGCPHRGMYYALSKNKITVLGDIGCYTLGSAQPLNAVDTTECMGASVSSIHGFNKALGKESEGRTVAVIGDSTFMHSGMTGLANIAYNQTNSTVLILDNSITGMTGHQQNPTTGYNIKGDPAGKINLEALCRAMGIENVRVVDPYNISECETAVKEELAKEAPSVIISRRPCALLKQVKHNPPIKVNTDKCKSCKSCMKIGCPAISMKNGKAHVDPTLCVGCNVCTQLCHFEAFETQEGVTIK
- a CDS encoding indolepyruvate oxidoreductase subunit beta, with the protein product MNNTTNVMIVGVGGQGSLLASKLLGHVMLKKGVDVKVSEVHGMSQRGGSVVTYVRFGDKVYSPIIDKGEADYIISFETLEAARYMANLKPGGQVIVNDQQMDPMPVITGAATYPEGLIDKMKDAGAKVDAIDALGIAMEAGSAKAANVVLMGRFSTYFTDVTEAEWLEALEECVPPKFIELNKKAFDLGRKA